The proteins below come from a single Xiphophorus couchianus chromosome 20, X_couchianus-1.0, whole genome shotgun sequence genomic window:
- the wnk2 gene encoding serine/threonine-protein kinase WNK2 isoform X3 gives MNSADISSKDPPLGSTFSSTPNLDSDINANACRHVYENGMDHNVNIQNAALRGASDPSSYPSTEYQGLGRRRFIRRSLWVSDHDEQPLDTSDLVSSSPVPNIDLRTIVDRSRTRALLSETSSTERQVGLKDSVTESVSADEERGDRLETGPKADPGPSDVTGKAGSDENEEEPGMKAVSTSPGGRFLKFDIELGRGSFKTVYKGLDTDTWVEVAWCELQERKLSKAERQRFKEEAEMLKALQHPNIVRFYDFWESPVKGKKCIVLVTELMTSGTLKTYLKRFKVMKPKVLRRWCRQILKGLHFLHTRTPPIIHRDLKCDNIFITGPTGSVKIGDLGLATLKRASFAKSVIGTPEFMAPEMYEEHYDEAVDVYAFGMCMLEMATSEYPYSECQNAAQIYRKVTSGVKPASYGKVSDPEIKEIIGECICHRWEERYSIKDLLNHAYFAEDTGVRVELNEEDDGQKSTIALKLWVEDPKKLKGKYKDTGAIEFTFDLEKEVPEVVAQEMVESGFFLECDVKIVGKSIRDRVALIKWRRARTGSPNGNSEVKKMQQNLLQVPGTGPPEETIFTTADCEDQETLICTVPVITPATSDSGVNSNVQLDDLSNQQNGPYQSLPEPISTAQMLYSPPSQTDSQLHQGSYQQSAGQASHENNKQPTTQPHQGAYQQPTADQLHPGTFQQPAAQLHHGPFQCQTTVSAPATPVPPVQQSRQTSQSFPAAAPTLQMHLTVQSTQEQCHLQPAAVPSQLFSADQPSSQLSPPDSAGRFPLCSAPPPLLPLPISTQFPTPYPVVHMPAPFSPASLPSTFSSSDAAMSTSYYSPSPLLPPLALTPHTALTSISSLGTPQTPMSTPQNVPSLSLPFPHLGIAKSHVVPQQQVGPHTSQQHTSSLHFTHPLPFSQVQPTSFPVPHPEQELADQPVQVAAPLGTLIDVQHLETAPPVLSTGQTPIWGSRMDTESPAAAGSPVPAPASISVSTTVQFEAKAPVRTPPPAPGSAAPQTPTQAQKTLQPVALAQLQAPISASTFTVELTMVSSVSSAASQISTPSLVSDSAHVSLSAPSQAAAPAGVSVLQPSGVHTTVPVSESASLAQHNVEATSVPGSFQQEICAEDVLRDRAISLSSYTYDSVNSDVASGRETSDGYESLASGSKGDSKPRKHHRKSARTRSRQERTSKPKLSMLNVCNTGDKMVECQLETHNHKMVTFKFDLDGDAPEEIATYMVENGFILLLEKEIFIDQLKDIVDKAEDMLHEDMGDEKDTTLSCSPLQGQMSEAGESQQSGAPQPVYQQNVLHTGKRWFIICPVEETPPCVQDTPSEGTATLSPGSSANTQPADSTTAKPSTSREEGSSSTMSGASGGFVHEVYGFYSPPITSNTDPLLLATLSPPVSAPATLQSVSAMEPAGSSLQTSLHGAKAQTFPPSLPHTSYPVEDSQGSPLGSLSPTHGAQKALDLTHSASIVDEVPCCPLVMPLSLDVNPPQGRSPLAPLPLQELGATKESTSVSYAPAVRSELPQQPVVLHQPFSNVGGSKVSSLPQSPAPSQHGAGPSESDGEGRVGRGGFVDSTIKTLDEKLRNLLYQEYAPMYPSGSAAETPGSGTEYIQFPPGPDSATGGSGNSTPGPIGEGRYRAGEQLPQIPERMESLSTLSDSAVCASLSRRHVPHSVSCSGTRGRFKIISLPPEVANRRDVKQRSWSSAASPAHPGGYNGDPIPPEALATSTTIGRFSVVSTEDDITQRTRCSRYSAPPDFYLDTPPPMDSGAESSPAKLAPATPSQYARSERRGSDLMKRAVAFLRRTGRSSSVQSSDSPSRHGGLPGSAYASSDNDSEMEDSDIKRELQRLREKHLKEISELQAHQRGEVELLYRRLGKVPPPGLGLLHVAPHTSRRKKSSKHRLKPGKLLSPLVQQFRNVKTKSSDSTKPGAAPGPSEPAVSLNGSPGRTSFPTHGRPRSCTSHLPSSASEPVQTQQPCSLKGSMSSDNIYAGLQGDVAGTQALPEQGWSNYPQPSERVTYKSSSKPRARFLRSTLKRLCLGKERGSRSGASASGAFNQSQQMHSATPPPQQPVVGLAQAQANNSNNKTGTSMSPSENNLPEDLQALMDDWAQEVLIVTHRPRTDSLSIRGQQLCPQVVPQTLEQPHQALNTSPWTPPGPQACALSWPESPGPAVMAGPLTGPFHTYQLHSPAAFTALPSPLSFNQWPGYFFPVSAGVFAFPAVPSTLSSPTSSSSHQLTDPKAKTL, from the exons ATGAATTCAGCTGACATTTCCAGCAAAGATCCGCCGCTCGGATCCACGTTTTCCTCAACTCCTAACCTAGACTCGGACATTAACGCAAACGCGTGCAGGCATGTGTATGAGAATGGGATGGACCACAATGTCAACATCCAGAACGCAGCGCTCCGCGGGGCCAGCGACCCCAGCTCCTACCCCTCCACGGAGTACCAGGGGCTGGGCCGCCGCAGGTTCATCCGCCGGAGTCTGTGGGTGTCGGACCATGACGAGCAGCCGCTGGATACATCGGATCTCGTCAGCAGCAGCCCGGTGCCCAACATCGATCTCCGGACTATAGTGGATCGGAGTCGGACCCGGGCTCTGCTTTCAGAGACCTCCAGCACGGAGAGACAGGTGGGGCTGAAGGACAGCGTCACGGAAAGCGTGAGCGCCGATGAGGAGCGTGGGGACAGGTTGGAGACGGGGCCCAAGGCGGACCCGGGTCCATCAGATGTTACAGGTAAAGCAGGCAGCGACGAAAACGAAGAGGAGCCCGGGATGAAGGCTGTGTCCACCTCCCCCGGAGGACGCTTTCTGAAGTTTGACATTGAGTTGGGGAGAGGATCTTTCAAAACCGTCTACAAAGGTCTGGACACGGACACCTGGGTGGAGGTGGCCTGGTGTGAACTGCAG GAAAGGAAACTATCCAAAGCAGAGAGGCAGCGGTTCAAAGAGGAGGCAGAGATGCTGAAGGCCctgcagcatcccaacatcGTGCGATTTTATGACTTCTGGGAGTCACCAGTAAAAGGGAAGAAGTGCATCGTCCTTGTGACAGAGCTAATGACATCAGGAACACTGAAAAC GTATCTAAAGCGCTTCAAGGTTATGAAGCCCAAAGTCCTGAGAAGGTGGTGTCGGCAGATTCTCAAAGGCCTCCATTTCCTCCACACAAGGACGCCTCCCATCATCCACAGAGACCTCAAGTGTGACAACATTTTCATCACTGGTCCAACTGGCTCTGTCAAAATAGGAGACCTTGGATTAGCAACACTAAAGAGGGCCTCTTTTGCCAAAAGTGTTATTG GTACTCCAGAGTTTATGGCTCCAGAGATGTATGAGGAGCACTATGACGAGGCTGTGGATGTCTATGCTTTTGGGATGTGTATGCTGGAGATGGCCACCTCAGAGTATCCTTACTCTGAGTGTCAGAATGCTGCTCAGATCTACCGCAAAGTCACAAGT GGGGTGAAGCCTGCCAGCTACGGCAAAGTCAGTGACCcagaaataaaggaaattatTGGGGAGTGTATCTGCCACAGATGGGAGGAACG GTACTCCATCAAGGACCTCCTGAACCATGCATATTTTGCCGAAGACACAGGAGTTAGGGTTGAGCTAAATGAGGAGGACGATGGACAAAAATCAACCATTGCTTTAAAGTTGTGGGTTGAAGATCCTAAAAAGTTAAAGGGAAAATATAAGGACACTGGTGCTATTGAGTTTACCTTTGACTTGGAGAAAGAAGTTCCAGAAGTAGTTGCACAAGAAATG GTGGAGTCAGGATTTTTCTTGGAATGTGATGTAAAGATAGTTGGTAAATCTATCAGAGACCGTGTGGCTTTAATAAAATGGAGGAGGGCAAGGACTGGCTCACCAAATGGAAACAGTGAAGTGAAGAAGATGCAGCAGAACCTTCTGCAGGTCCCTGGTACTGGTCCACCTGAGGAAACCATATTCACCACTGCAGATTGTGAGGACCAAGAAACTCTGATCTGCACTGTTCCTGTAATCACACCCGCCACAT CTGATAGCGGAGTGAACTCCAACGTGCAATTAGACGATCTGAGCAATCAGCAGAATGGTCCCTACCAGTCACTTCCAGAACCCATTTCTACTGCACAGATGCTCTACAGTCCTCCTTCACAAACTGACTCCCAGCTGCACCAAGGATCCTACCAGCAATCTGCAGGACAGGCCTCgcatgaaaacaacaaacagccaACCACACAGCCACACCAGGGAGCCTACCAGCAACCCACAGCAGATCAGCTGCATCCTGGGACCTTCCAACAGCCTGCAGCACAACTTCACCACGGGCCTTTTCAGTGTCAAACA ACAGTTTCTGCTCCAGCTACCCCAGTGCCCCCTGTGCAGCAGAGCAGACAGACATCCCAGAGTTTCCCAGCTGCAGCCCCAACTCTGCAGATGCATCTTACTGTCCAGTCCACCCAGGAGCAG TGTCATCTCCAACCAGCTGCCGTCCCGTCTCAG TTGTTTTCTGCTGATCAGCCGTCGTCACAGCTGAGTCCTCCTGATTCCGCTGGCAGGTTTCCGCTCTGCAGTGCTCCTCCCCCTCTCCTGCCCCTGCCCATCAGTACACAG TTTCCAACTCCATACCCTGTCGTTCACATGCCCGCTCCCTTTTCCCCAGCTTCTCTGCCGTCCACCTTCAGCAGCAGCGACGCTGCTATGTCTACCTCTTACTACTCACCTTCACCTCTCCTTCCCCCCCTCGCTCTCACTCCTCACACAGCTCTCACATCTATATCTTCTCTTGGGACTCCTCAGACTCCCATGTCCACACCACAAAATGTCCCCAGTTTGTCTCTCCCCTTTCCTCACCTGGGAATAGCCAAGTCCCATGTGGTGCCACAGCAGCAGGTTGGCCCACACACATCTCAGCAGCACACCAGTAGCCTCCATTTCACCCATCCCTTACCTTTCTCCCAGGTACAACCCACCTCATTCCCTGTCCCCCACCCTGAGCAGGAACTGGCTGACCAGCCTGTCCAG GTGGCTGCTCCCCTTGGGACTCTGATAGATGTTCAGCATTTGGAAACAGCTCCCCCTGTCTTATCCACTGGACAGACTCCTATATGGGGAAGCAGAATGGACACAGAAtctcctgcagctgcagggtCTCCAGTCCCTGCTCCAGCCTCAATTTCGGTCTCGACTACAGTTCAGTTTGAAGCCAAAGCCCCGGTGCGAACTCCACCTCCAGCTCCAGGGTCAGCAGCACCTCAGACTCCAACACAAGCTCAAAAAACACTGCAGCCTGTGGCCTTAGCTCAACTTCAGGCACCAATATCTGCATCGACTTTCACCGTCGAGCTCACAATGGTCTCCTCTGTGAGCTCAGCTGCATCGCAGATCTCCACCCCAAGTTTGGTCTCAGACTCAGCTCATGTCAGTCTGTCAGCGCCGAGTCAGGCTGCGGCTCCTGCTGGAGTTTCAGTTCTACAGCCCTCTGGCGTCCACACAACAGTCCCAGTGTCCGAGTCCGCCAGCCTGGCTCAGCACAACGTGGAGGCAACATCCGTCCCTGGGAGCTTTCAGCAGGAGATCTGCGCAGAG gatgttCTTCGTGACAGAGCGATATCACTATCCAGTTACACCTACGACAG TGTTAACTCTGACGTAGCCTCGGGTCGGGAAACAAGCGATGGCTATGAAAGCTTAGCAAGTGGGAGCAAAGGTGACTCAAAACCCAGGAAACATCATCGGAAGTCTGCTCGCACACGTTCCAGGCAAGAGAGGACCAGCAAACCCAAGCTGAGCATGCTCAAT GTTTGCAACACTGGTGACAAAATGGTTGAATGTCAGCTGGAGACTCACAACCACAAAATGGTAACATTCAAGTTTGACCTGGACGGAGACGCTCCGGAGGAAATTGCCACCTACATG GTGGAgaatggttttattttgctgttagaGAAGGAGATCTTCATTGATCAGCTGAAAGACATTGTGGACAAAGCAGAAGACATGCTGCATGAAGACATGGGGGATGAAAAAGACACAACTTTGAGTTGCAGTCCTCTGCAGGGCCAGATGTCTGAGGCAGGAGAG AGTCAGCAGTCAGGGGCACCGCAGCCTGTATATCAGCAGAATG TTCTTCACACAGGAAAGCGATGGTTCATCATCTGCCCAGTGGAGGAGACGCCTCCCTGCGTTCAGGACACTCCGTCTGAGGGGACAGCGACGCTGTCACCTGGGAGCTCAGCCAACACCCAGCCTGCTGACAGCACCACTGCAAAGCCGTCCACATCCAGAG AAGAGGGGTCATCCTCCACAATGTCTGGTGCAAGTGGAGGGTTCGTTCATGAAGTTTATGGTTTCTACAGTCCTCCAATAACATCCAACACTGACCCCCTCCTCTTGGCCACCCTGTCGCCTCCCGTGTCTGCACCCGCCACTCTCCAGTCAGTGTCTGCAATGGAGCCTGCAGGCAGTTCTCTGCAGACTAGCTTGCATGGAGCCAAGGCTCAAACGTTTCCCCCATCGTTGCCCCACACTTCTTACCCAGTGGAGGATTCACAGGGGTCTCCTCTTGGGTCGCTCTCCCCTACCCATGGAGCTCAGAAGGCTCTCGATTTGACCCACTCAGCATCCATTGTTGATGAGGTGCCCTGCTGTCCACTCGTCATGCCCCTGTCCTTAGATGTGAACCCTCCCCAGGGCAGGTCACCTCTGGCCCCTCTCCCCCTCCAGGAGCTGGGTGCCACCAAAGAGTCGACATCTGTCTCCTACGCTCCTGCAGTGCGCAGCGAGTTGCCACAGCAGCCAGTCGTCCTCCACCAGCCTTTCTCCAACGTGGGAGGCTCCAAAGTGTCCTCGCTTCCCCAAAGCCCGGCACCATCCCAGCACGGCGCGGGGCCAAGCGAGTCTGATGGCGAAGGACGGGTCGGTCGGGGAGGTTTCGTCGATAGCACCATTAAAACTCTGGATGAAAAACTGAGGAACCTGCTCTACCAGGAATACGCTCCAATGTATCCATCAGGCAGCGCGGCAGAGACACCAGGATCTGGGACAGAGTATATCCAGTTTCCTCCGGGCCCGGACAGCGCCACTGGAGGGTCAGGAAACAGCACCCCGGGTCCGATAGGGGAGGGACGCTACCGGGCAGGAGAACAACTT CCTCAAATTCCTGAGAGAATGGAAAGCCTGAGCACTCTGAGCGACTCTGCTGTTTGTG CTTCTTTGTCAAGACGGCACGTTCCTCACTCTGTGTCCTGCTCTGGAACTAGAGGTCGATTTAAG ATCATCTCTCTTCCTCCTGAAGTGGCAAACAGAAGAGATGTGAAGCAGAGGAGCTGGAGCAGCGCCGCCTCCCCTGCACACCCCGGTGGATACAACGGGGACCCGATTCCACCTGAAGCCTTGGCTACCTCCACCACCATCGGACGTTTCTCTGTGGTGAGCACTGAAGATGACATCACTCAGAGGACGCGCTGCAGCCGCTACTCTGCCCCGCCCGACTTCTACCTGGACACTCCACCTCCCATGG ACTCAGGAGCAGAGAGCAGCCCTGCTAAGCTGGCTCCTGCCACTCCGTCCCAGTACGCTCGCTCTGAGCGCAGAGGAAGTGACCTCATGAAAAGAGCAGTGGCTTTTCTCCGTCGCACTGGCCGCAGCAGCAGCGTGCAGAGCTCTGATTCCCCAAGCAGACATGGAGGCTTGCCTGGCTCGGCCTACGCCAGCAGCGACAATGACTCCGAGATGGAGGACTCAGACATAAAGAGGGAACTGCAGAGACTCAGAGAGAA ACATCTGAAGGAAATCTCAGAGCTGCAAGCACATCAACGTGGAGAGGTGGAGCTGCTCTATCGCAGACTTGGTAAGGTTCCTCCTCCTGGCCTCGGCCTCTTACATGTTGCACCGCATACAAGCCGCAGGAAGAAGTCCAGCAAACACAGACTGAAGCCCGGGAAACTTCTCAGCCCGCTAGTTCAGcaatttagaaatgtcaaaACCAAAAGCAGCGACTCCACTAAACCAG GTGCTGCTCCAGGTCCCAGTGAGCCAGCAGTGAGTTTAAATGGTTCTCCAGGCAGAACTTCCTTCCCGACCCACGGCAGGCCACGGTCGTGTACCAGCCACCTTCCCAGCTCGGCTTCAGAGCCGGTGCAGACTCAGCAACCCTGCTCCCTGAAAGGCTCCATGTCCTCCGATAACATCTATGCTGGACTACAAGGAGACGTCGCCGGCACACAAGCTCTGCCTGAACAGG GCTGGTCTAATTACCCTCAACCGTCTGAGAGAGTGACCTATAAGTCCAGTAGCAAACCACGAGCTAGATTTCTCA gGTCAACACTCAAAAGGTTGTGTCTCGGTAAAGAGCGAGGCAGCA GGTCTGGGGCCTCCGCATCTGGAGCCTTCAATCAGTCACAGCAAATGCACAGTGCTACGCCTCCGCCCCAGCAGCCTGTTGTTGGCCTGGCCCAAGCTCAGGCCAACAACAGCAATAACAAGACAGGCACATCTATGAGTCCCAGTGAAAACAACCTGCCTGAAGACCTACAAGCTCTGATGGACGACTGGGCCCAGGAGGTGCTGATTGTGACCCACCGACCTCGTACCGACTCTCTGAGTATCCGTGGGCAGCAGCTGTGCCCCCAGGTTGTGCCTCAAACACTTGAACAGCCGCATCAGGCTTTAAat ACATCACCGTGGACTCCACCCGGTCCACAGGCTTGTGCTTTATCCTGGCCTGAAAGCCCTGGGCCTGCAGTGATGGCCGGCCCCTTGACCGGCCCCTTTCACACGTATCAGCTACATTCTCCTGCTGCGTTCACAGCTTTACCCTCCCCTCTTTCCTTCAATCAGTGGCCTGGGTATTTCTTTCCAGTTTCTGCCGGGGTCTTTGCCTTTCCTGCTGTGCCCTCCACCCTCTCCAGCCCTACTTCATCTTCATCTCATCAGCTGACTGACCCCAAGGCAAAGACTCTTTAA